In Armatimonadota bacterium, the following are encoded in one genomic region:
- a CDS encoding response regulator, translating to MGHRVLVVENGTDAASEIRSIVENAGHEVVGMAGCGEHAFDLAGETHPDMALVAMELSGIDGIETTRRLIEQGVGAVIILSSHADEQLIKGAALAGAFTYLLKPADPESICANIELAAARASELSVLKKEVEDVRTALETRKLSERAKHILMSRLSLNEEDAFTHLKHKCRNQNKTMRQVADDIILADDVFLRAVEKEPPKKGQ from the coding sequence ATGGGTCACCGAGTTTTGGTTGTCGAGAACGGGACAGATGCCGCATCGGAGATCCGGTCTATTGTCGAAAACGCGGGGCATGAAGTAGTCGGTATGGCCGGGTGCGGCGAACATGCTTTTGACCTTGCAGGCGAGACGCATCCTGATATGGCTCTTGTGGCTATGGAATTGTCGGGGATTGATGGCATTGAGACTACTCGCCGCTTGATCGAGCAGGGCGTCGGGGCTGTTATAATTTTATCGTCGCATGCGGATGAGCAATTGATAAAGGGTGCTGCCCTGGCGGGAGCGTTTACATATCTGCTCAAGCCTGCCGATCCGGAAAGTATTTGCGCCAATATCGAGCTTGCAGCCGCTAGAGCCTCCGAGCTTTCAGTCTTAAAAAAAGAGGTTGAGGACGTCAGAACCGCATTGGAGACCAGAAAGCTCTCCGAGCGCGCCAAGCATATACTTATGTCAAGGCTTTCTCTGAATGAAGAGGACGCATTCACTCATCTCAAGCACAAATGCCGTAACCAAAATAAAACAATGCGTCAGGTTGCCGATGACATTATTCTCGCGGATGATGTATTCTTGCGCGCGGTTGAAAAGGAGCCGCCGAAAAAGGGGCAGTAA
- a CDS encoding phosphoribosyltransferase — protein MIEPFENRNQAGRALAAALEHLRGTDCIVLAIPRGGVVTAYEVACAFDWELDVIVPRKLRAPGQPELAIGAVASWGDHERLLDARSIAMIGVSDEYIEREVKEQLSEVGRRLVAYRGTTQPPNIAGRTVIVVDDGIATGYTTRAAVLAARNLKAAKIILAVPVGPPDSVEMLRPYVDELICLKMPFPFMAVGYWYNEFEQVSDAEVIRLLDDARSRRD, from the coding sequence TTGATAGAACCATTTGAAAACAGAAATCAGGCAGGTAGGGCTCTGGCAGCCGCATTGGAACATCTCCGGGGCACGGACTGTATTGTGCTCGCCATACCGCGCGGAGGTGTAGTTACTGCATACGAAGTGGCATGCGCATTCGATTGGGAACTGGATGTGATCGTACCGCGCAAGCTGCGAGCGCCGGGTCAGCCTGAACTGGCTATTGGCGCTGTCGCGAGTTGGGGCGACCATGAGCGCCTCCTCGATGCTCGTTCTATCGCAATGATCGGCGTAAGTGACGAGTATATCGAACGTGAAGTAAAAGAACAGCTCTCCGAAGTAGGCAGGAGGCTGGTCGCATATCGAGGAACGACCCAGCCGCCCAATATCGCGGGACGCACGGTGATAGTTGTCGATGATGGAATAGCGACGGGATACACGACACGCGCCGCAGTGCTTGCCGCGCGAAATCTCAAGGCGGCTAAGATCATACTCGCCGTGCCTGTAGGGCCGCCTGACTCTGTCGAGATGTTGAGACCTTACGTTGACGAACTGATATGCTTGAAAATGCCTTTCCCGTTTATGGCCGTCGGTTACTGGTATAATGAGTTTGAACAAGTCTCTGATGCCGAAGTGATTAGATTGCTGGATGATGCGCGCTCGCGCAGGGACTGA
- a CDS encoding phosphoribosyltransferase family protein has protein sequence MHDLFEDRNEAGRHLAKRLSQYRSTSAVLLAIPRGGVPVAAAAARRLQLEWNIIVARKLPIPSNPEAGFGAVTTDGCVALNEQILQGLRLTTKEINSVISQQKAEAARRAKLYSSARLPTNISHRTVVVIDDGLASGYTMLAAIKSLRAQNASLIIAAAPVASRSAAAMIQDAADECIFEIVSPSVPFAVADFYLKWHDLTDEEVLSLLKQ, from the coding sequence ATGCACGATCTATTCGAGGACAGAAACGAGGCGGGCAGACACCTCGCAAAAAGACTCAGTCAATACCGCAGCACCAGCGCAGTGCTTCTGGCGATACCACGCGGCGGAGTGCCGGTTGCCGCCGCCGCCGCCCGCCGTCTACAGCTCGAATGGAACATAATAGTCGCTCGAAAACTGCCGATACCATCCAACCCTGAAGCAGGATTCGGCGCTGTCACGACAGACGGCTGTGTGGCGCTCAATGAGCAGATTCTCCAGGGGCTTCGCCTAACCACAAAGGAAATCAACTCCGTTATTTCACAGCAGAAAGCCGAGGCTGCGCGCAGGGCAAAACTCTACTCCAGCGCCCGGCTGCCGACCAATATTTCACACAGGACCGTCGTTGTAATAGATGACGGCCTGGCAAGCGGATATACAATGCTGGCAGCAATAAAATCACTCCGCGCTCAGAATGCATCCTTGATAATTGCCGCAGCGCCCGTTGCCTCGCGGTCGGCCGCCGCCATGATTCAAGACGCAGCAGATGAGTGCATCTTTGAGATAGTAAGCCCATCGGTTCCGTTCGCCGTGGCCGATTTTTACCTCAAATGGCATGATCTCACAGACGAAGAGGTTCTCTCTCTGTTAAAACAGTAA
- a CDS encoding DUF1559 domain-containing protein yields the protein MKRLTGFTIIELLVVIGIIAILAAILFPVFFAAKEKGKVTACLNNLHQLGKGMTMYADEWNHYPIARLETGGYGNPSGNWAGVDQVNGKCDPKSGQIFQYVRNVDVYLCPSDKGVRATSISYGNGMNYPLSYSMNNIADYRTASNMAASQSKVGLLVHEDRDSIDDGDFYWFGWTDGGEGANRPGRMHNGGTCVLFCDQHAQWQKYETVITELRSGDWDPLHVRRNQ from the coding sequence ATGAAAAGACTTACCGGTTTTACTATTATTGAACTGCTCGTGGTAATCGGCATTATCGCAATTCTGGCGGCCATATTATTCCCGGTTTTCTTTGCAGCCAAGGAGAAAGGAAAAGTGACAGCCTGCCTGAATAACCTGCACCAGTTGGGAAAAGGCATGACTATGTATGCAGACGAGTGGAACCATTACCCGATTGCCAGATTAGAAACCGGCGGATACGGCAACCCATCCGGCAACTGGGCTGGAGTGGACCAGGTAAACGGCAAATGCGATCCCAAGTCAGGTCAAATTTTTCAATATGTCAGGAATGTCGATGTCTATCTCTGCCCGAGCGACAAAGGCGTTAGAGCAACAAGTATCAGCTATGGGAATGGGATGAATTATCCGCTCAGCTACAGTATGAACAATATTGCCGATTACCGTACGGCAAGCAATATGGCAGCTTCCCAAAGCAAAGTCGGGCTTCTCGTTCACGAAGATAGAGACTCCATTGACGATGGTGACTTCTACTGGTTCGGCTGGACAGACGGCGGAGAAGGCGCAAACCGGCCAGGCAGAATGCACAATGGAGGAACATGCGTATTGTTTTGCGATCAACATGCCCAATGGCAGAAGTATGAGACTGTTATCACCGAACTGCGCAGCGGAGACTGGGACCCGCTCCATGTCAGGAGGAACCAATGA
- a CDS encoding DUF3887 domain-containing protein: MTKKKRVAIIASVCILLIAAVGLVCLQGKRYNHGNSGSPEAKMYAAKALNVVKSLDSGDYKDAIKDFTANAKEDIDPRQFGDEWLQIEKTWGPFKSCEILNAEDEYEERDVAYSVCITCRFEKGTMRTVVDFGPQKQISYVNFEGKPENPDETKMYADKAINVIKSFEARDYENLVRDYEPRLQKMCNPQQMVQGWSEVTKQFGQLNSYKITDSEDKYEHGLVHVVYMDCKFEKGKMYMVVGFDAQKKICSMCMSDKPQR, translated from the coding sequence ATGACAAAGAAAAAGAGAGTTGCAATCATCGCGTCTGTCTGCATTTTGCTGATTGCCGCGGTCGGGCTGGTCTGCCTCCAAGGCAAACGCTATAATCACGGCAACTCCGGCAGCCCCGAAGCCAAAATGTATGCGGCAAAAGCGCTCAATGTCGTGAAATCGCTGGATTCAGGCGATTACAAAGACGCCATCAAGGACTTTACCGCAAATGCAAAAGAAGATATCGACCCGCGGCAGTTCGGCGATGAATGGCTGCAAATAGAAAAAACGTGGGGTCCTTTCAAAAGCTGCGAGATTTTGAACGCCGAGGATGAGTATGAGGAGCGAGATGTAGCTTACAGTGTATGTATCACGTGCAGGTTCGAGAAAGGCACGATGCGCACGGTCGTTGACTTTGGCCCGCAAAAGCAGATAAGCTATGTGAACTTTGAAGGCAAACCTGAGAACCCTGATGAGACTAAAATGTATGCGGATAAAGCAATCAATGTTATCAAATCATTTGAAGCAAGAGATTATGAGAATTTAGTCAGAGACTATGAGCCGCGCTTACAAAAAATGTGCAACCCTCAGCAAATGGTGCAGGGGTGGTCAGAAGTAACCAAGCAGTTCGGGCAGCTCAATAGCTATAAAATTACAGACTCAGAAGACAAATATGAGCATGGTTTGGTTCATGTCGTTTATATGGACTGCAAGTTTGAAAAAGGCAAAATGTACATGGTTGTGGGCTTTGATGCACAGAAAAAGATTTGCTCCATGTGTATGAGCGATAAACCTCAGCGCTGA
- the lon gene encoding endopeptidase La gives METKILEAESLISPEGEGVGGRSIDTPEELSLLPIKDTVLFPMVVMPLIVSRESSMKLVDDAVVSESRMIALATLKDPNIEAPQFADIYPVGVVAAIHTMLRLPEHQRLIVQGLKRIRMVECIQTEPYIRVKVEEMPDVIDWADEEEVEIEALKRNVGTAFQKVVTLSPNLPDELQGVVTSITKPGVLADTIALHLPIEIAEKQELLETVGTRERLHKLLAILMREVEVLELGSKIQSEVHSEMGKMQREYYLREQMKAIQRELGEGDERTAEVEELRKKISDSKMPEESEKEALRELDRLSHMSPAAPEYTVARTYIDWLISLPWETYTIDNLDIPLVHKILDEDHYGLDKVKDRILEYLSVRKFKHEGDMRHPILCFAGPPGVGKTSLGRSIARSLGRKFVRMSLGGVRDEAEIRGHRRTYIGALPGQIIQSIKRSESHNPVFMLDEIDKVGADFRGDPSSALLEVLDPEQNSTFRDHYLEVTFDLSKVMFITTANVLDTILPPLRDRMEILEIAGYTEEEKLEIAKRHLIPKQLNEHGLIKSKHISFTKDGILELVRGYTREAGVRNLERQVASICRKTAREFAEGREKPVRVNTAQVHAYLGSPRYTYEELADRTDQPGVAVGLAWTPVGGDVLFVEATRMDGGKNLITTGQLGDVMKESAQAALSYVRSHSEELGIATDFYAKSDIHLHVPAGAIPKDGPSAGVTMITAIASLMSGRKVKPRLAMTGEITLRGKVLAIGGLKEKVLAAKRAGVETVIVPKDNRKDIEEDVPANVREKMSFIYVDDVSQVLDEALEPKAKKPKRRR, from the coding sequence TTGGAGACTAAAATACTGGAAGCCGAAAGCTTGATAAGTCCTGAGGGCGAGGGAGTCGGCGGCCGTTCTATAGATACGCCGGAGGAGCTCAGTCTTCTTCCGATAAAAGACACAGTGCTCTTCCCGATGGTGGTTATGCCGCTTATCGTATCAAGAGAGAGCTCGATGAAGCTGGTGGACGACGCCGTGGTGAGCGAATCTCGTATGATCGCTCTTGCCACCTTGAAGGACCCAAATATAGAAGCCCCGCAATTTGCGGATATATATCCGGTGGGTGTTGTAGCGGCAATCCACACAATGCTCCGGCTCCCTGAGCATCAACGATTGATTGTCCAGGGTCTTAAGCGCATTCGGATGGTCGAGTGCATCCAGACTGAGCCTTATATACGGGTCAAGGTGGAGGAGATGCCCGATGTCATCGACTGGGCGGATGAAGAAGAGGTCGAGATTGAGGCCCTCAAGCGCAATGTCGGCACAGCATTTCAGAAAGTGGTTACTCTCTCGCCTAATTTGCCTGATGAACTGCAGGGCGTTGTGACCAGCATCACCAAACCGGGTGTCTTGGCAGATACTATAGCCCTGCATCTTCCGATTGAAATTGCCGAGAAGCAGGAACTGCTGGAGACGGTCGGGACCCGCGAAAGGCTCCACAAGCTCCTCGCTATACTTATGCGCGAGGTAGAAGTGCTCGAACTCGGAAGCAAGATTCAGTCCGAAGTCCACTCCGAGATGGGCAAGATGCAGCGCGAGTATTACCTGCGCGAGCAGATGAAGGCGATACAGAGAGAGCTTGGCGAAGGTGATGAACGAACAGCCGAGGTTGAAGAACTCCGCAAGAAGATCAGCGACTCCAAAATGCCTGAGGAGTCCGAGAAGGAAGCCTTAAGAGAACTCGACAGGCTCAGCCATATGTCTCCCGCGGCACCTGAATATACGGTCGCTCGGACATACATCGATTGGCTCATCAGCCTGCCGTGGGAGACCTACACAATCGATAACCTCGACATTCCGCTGGTCCACAAGATTCTCGACGAGGATCACTATGGCCTGGACAAAGTCAAGGACAGAATACTCGAATACCTTTCCGTGCGAAAGTTCAAACATGAGGGTGATATGCGCCACCCGATCCTGTGCTTCGCAGGACCTCCAGGAGTCGGCAAGACCTCTCTTGGCCGCTCGATAGCAAGGTCGCTGGGGCGGAAGTTTGTCCGAATGAGCTTGGGCGGAGTCCGCGATGAAGCCGAGATCAGGGGTCACCGCCGCACCTATATCGGCGCGCTCCCCGGCCAGATCATACAGTCTATCAAGCGCTCTGAGTCGCACAATCCCGTATTTATGCTGGATGAAATAGACAAGGTCGGAGCGGATTTTAGAGGCGATCCGTCCTCTGCGCTGCTTGAGGTGCTGGACCCGGAGCAGAACTCGACATTCAGAGACCATTATCTTGAAGTGACGTTCGACCTATCCAAGGTCATGTTTATAACTACCGCCAACGTGCTCGACACTATTCTGCCGCCTTTGCGCGACAGGATGGAGATCCTGGAGATAGCAGGCTATACAGAAGAAGAAAAACTCGAGATAGCCAAACGGCACCTGATCCCGAAGCAACTCAATGAGCACGGCCTTATCAAGAGCAAGCACATCTCGTTTACTAAAGATGGCATACTTGAGCTTGTTCGAGGTTACACGCGCGAAGCCGGCGTCAGAAACCTTGAAAGGCAGGTCGCCAGTATCTGCCGCAAGACCGCCCGGGAGTTTGCCGAGGGTCGCGAAAAGCCGGTGCGGGTAAACACCGCGCAGGTCCATGCGTATCTGGGTTCGCCCAGGTATACGTATGAAGAGCTTGCCGATAGGACAGACCAGCCGGGCGTAGCGGTTGGCCTTGCATGGACACCGGTCGGCGGCGACGTGCTCTTTGTCGAGGCCACCAGAATGGATGGCGGAAAGAACCTCATCACCACCGGCCAGTTGGGCGATGTGATGAAGGAGTCGGCGCAGGCTGCATTGAGCTATGTTCGCAGCCACTCCGAAGAGCTGGGAATTGCCACTGACTTTTATGCCAAGTCGGACATTCATCTGCATGTGCCGGCAGGCGCGATACCCAAGGACGGCCCGTCCGCGGGTGTCACTATGATTACTGCTATAGCGTCTCTTATGAGCGGTCGAAAAGTAAAGCCCCGCCTTGCGATGACGGGCGAGATCACTCTTCGCGGCAAGGTGCTCGCAATTGGCGGCCTGAAGGAGAAAGTCCTGGCGGCTAAGAGGGCGGGGGTCGAGACTGTGATCGTGCCCAAGGATAACCGCAAGGATATTGAAGAGGACGTGCCCGCAAACGTGCGTGAGAAGATGAGCTTTATATACGTCGATGACGTCTCACAGGTTCTGGATGAAGCTCTGGAGCCGAAGGCAAAGAAGCCGAAGCGGAGGCGATGA
- a CDS encoding Hsp20/alpha crystallin family protein, translating into MMFKSYDEMLEELEREMRRVSDDMLLQMFRISSTSGEVWSPRVDVYETADAVVVKVCAAGLEPGQIELSISGDGKFLTLRGVRVELDDDKSQRIRYHQLEIYYGPFERIISLPAEVKFDRNKLTANYKDGFLKVTLPKLEQSQPKRIEIEE; encoded by the coding sequence ATGATGTTCAAGTCCTATGATGAGATGCTTGAGGAACTGGAGCGAGAGATGCGTCGAGTATCCGATGATATGTTGTTGCAGATGTTTAGAATATCCAGCACGTCCGGTGAGGTCTGGTCGCCGAGGGTGGATGTGTATGAGACTGCCGATGCGGTGGTTGTTAAAGTATGCGCCGCTGGCCTGGAGCCTGGTCAGATCGAGCTGTCGATATCAGGCGACGGCAAGTTTCTGACCCTGAGGGGTGTGCGTGTAGAGCTTGATGACGACAAGAGCCAGAGGATCAGATATCACCAGTTGGAGATATACTATGGCCCGTTCGAGCGTATTATCTCTCTGCCCGCCGAGGTCAAGTTTGACCGGAATAAGCTTACGGCCAACTATAAAGACGGATTTTTGAAAGTTACACTGCCAAAACTGGAGCAGTCGCAGCCTAAGCGGATAGAAATAGAAGAATAG
- a CDS encoding sugar phosphate isomerase/epimerase family protein, translating into MRFGCCASLDDIQTVQDAGYDYIELPVSLVKAESPDSEFEETLELVRSYEIVPEVWNSLLPPDIKITGPEVDIYRIERYMRTAFQRAEELGGEVVVFNSPEARNVPEGFSFEDAAEQIIEFVTLAGRIAGTHGITIAIQPINSGECNIVNNLTEALQIVRAADHPFVKLAADLHQMQQEQEPLDHIIKARAEIVHVCVDDSPQAEFLEVLKEIGYNERISIDCYAPDAPKALADMRKLFSEIFY; encoded by the coding sequence ATGAGATTCGGATGCTGTGCGAGCCTGGATGATATCCAGACCGTTCAGGATGCAGGATATGATTATATAGAGCTGCCGGTAAGCTTAGTCAAGGCGGAGTCACCCGATTCCGAGTTTGAGGAAACGCTTGAGCTCGTGCGGTCATATGAGATCGTTCCGGAGGTTTGGAACTCGCTGCTTCCGCCGGACATAAAAATCACCGGCCCGGAAGTGGACATATATCGTATCGAGCGATACATGCGCACGGCATTTCAGCGGGCCGAAGAACTTGGCGGCGAGGTTGTTGTCTTCAACAGCCCGGAGGCAAGAAATGTGCCCGAAGGCTTCTCATTTGAGGATGCGGCAGAGCAGATAATTGAATTCGTTACCCTTGCCGGGCGAATCGCCGGGACCCATGGAATCACGATTGCAATTCAACCGATAAACAGCGGTGAGTGCAATATAGTCAACAATCTGACTGAAGCCCTCCAGATTGTGCGCGCTGCCGACCACCCGTTTGTAAAGCTCGCAGCCGATCTCCATCAAATGCAGCAGGAGCAGGAGCCTCTCGATCATATAATCAAGGCGCGTGCCGAGATCGTTCATGTTTGCGTGGACGACTCTCCTCAGGCTGAATTTCTGGAAGTCCTCAAAGAGATCGGCTATAACGAACGCATATCAATCGACTGCTATGCTCCGGATGCTCCAAAGGCGCTGGCGGACATGCGTAAACTCTTCAGCGAAATCTTCTACTGA